CACTGAAATATGTTATGCTTGAACTGAAGAACTGAAAAGATCCATCCTCTGTACTGCAACACTTTAAATGCCAAGGCTATCCTGACAGCATCTTTCAAAACCACAATGTCCACCACCATGGATACAGCTTACCATCAACTTCTTAAGGATAATTAAGGTTAGGTAATACATACTAGTCTTTCTAGAAACACTCAGTTACTGAAATATGACTAAATTAATAAAATCACAGCAAATAAGGTAAACAAATAATATTGTTCCTCATGTTTACAGGTTGTTGGAGCAAATAAGGAAGTTTAATGATAAAGCTATGCACCTAATTGGGTTCATTTCTGTAATGTACAAGTTATAATTGTTGCACACTTGATATTCTCAAACCTTTCAGAAGCTTGGGGAGTCCTAGTAGAACGAACATTCCATGTTTGTATGTTGTGAAGTAATTCATTCAAACAATGAATGAAGACTAGGCACTGAGATATCAAATTAAATATTTGTAAACAATAAATTCAAAGAGGCCAAAAACAATTTCCAATGCAATAGCACATGCCTTtacttcatttttttaaattccctggCTCTTTCTTCAACCGATGCTGACTGCTGCCAATTTAGCAGAAATCCCAGCAATAATACCATGGGAAAGAATCGATGAAGAATTAGTCTTACAACACAAACGTGTAATTGCAAACTTTAGAAGAAAATTTTTAAATCTTGTGTCGATGCACTAAGTGAAAAACCAACTGGCCAAATTTTAAATTCAAAGATAAACTGTCAAACACACTTTGATGAAGTTAAAAAAAGGCAAAATCAAGAAATCCGTAAGGTACCCCTTTTTCATGAGGAAGCAACACAGGAAATGAATGAATCGGCATGAGTGGGCACTATTTCAATGTTGAACAATTTACTTCTAACAATGATTTTCTATTTATGCCTAATTTAAGCTTAAAAAGGAAAATTAGGCCATGACATTGTTGTTGGGTCACAGAGTTATGCATTagtaaaaggccctttggcccaatttgtccatgctgaccaagttgtttACTTGAGCTAGCCTCAGTTGCCTAAGTTTAGTCTGtctgactgtctgtctgtctgtctgtctgtctgtctgtctgtctgtctgtctatctactattaaaagtcttgtcttgtttgtctgtctgtctgtctgtgatttCAGAAGCTACgcgaaaacggtacacaatagcgcaaaatttctttgcagaatcttactcagctttttcctaCGGTCGTTGTTATcaagtttcctccagatgtgatgtTATacatcacaagttattgatatttaaagtttaaaaaaaaacaactttgagAATAATAACTGACTGTGAGAGTGAGAcgtttctagcagcttccagggatgatgtcacaatgccatctcacagacctccaatcacaatgtgatctcattTACATACGCAGCGAGtccgacaatgacatcacaatgggaccttCCCGTGAAGAGTCTTCAAGCCCACAATTACATCACCGCGGCTACTCACATGTGTTGCCAATGGTAACGTCAGCCGCAGCTTGAAGGAGAATGCTGCGCGCCGCCATCTTCAGTCCGACTGGACTTTGCAAGGGGGTGGAGTTTCAATTTTcaacacttttccacttgccctgctcgttacaatgttaacaaatgacaggactccccagtgcaatgagagatttgttacattgttgtaaggagagggagggagtaggggaagggaagaggagagggtgaggattgtttagtgggggaatgggataggggggaggtgaggagtgggggagcagggaaatTGAGGGAGAGGACgggggtatggaggggagaggggttatggatggagggagggagtgactgagggtaggggaaaggagcgggagggagaggtgagggagggtgggaaaggagagggggagaggggaaagaagagggagggtggagaggaaggggagggggatgagggggaatggagtaggataggggtaggaagagggatggcaatgcgcagttggggagggttgctgtgattcgcgtcacaacggggatctctggcgtcacaacgggaacccgtcagctgcacctgcacagttgggggctatgggtgagtggtggaatattgcgttcggggaacaGGGCCCAATGGGTCTCacttgatctatatctctctaaacctttcatatccctgtacctgtctaattgtcttaaacattgtaattgtacccgcctcttcagctacctctggcagctcattctatgtacccgtgaaaaggttgcctctcggGTTCCATTTAAAattttcccctcccaccttaaacttatgccctttaCTTTTAGAGTTCCCTACCATGGGAAAAATACTGTGACCATTTAACTTATCTACGCCCCACTTAGTTTTACATACCTCTTTAAGGTCACCCCTGTCTCCTACCTCCAATCTCTGTAAGGCCACCCCTCGACCTCCTActtcccagcctatccagtttcTCCTTGCAACCCAAACCCTCTAGTtccagtaacatccttgtaaatcttttcagcACTTTTCCAGCTTAATAAAACCCATCTAACAATTGGGTGActcgaactacacacaatactccaagtgtagtctcaccaacgacttgtacagTTGTATCACGACATCCCAACTCCTCTACACAATGTTCTGccagcatgccaaatgccttctttgtCATCCTGTCTACCTGTgcctccactttcagggaattatattTCTTCATcccaagatctctctgttccACAACACATCTCCAGGATCTTACCATTTACTTTGCAAGTCCCGCCCCATTTTAATTTACTAAATGGAAAACATCACACTTGTCTGAGTCAAATGTCATCTGCCATTCTTTGGCCTACTTTCCCAGTAGACCAAAGAATCTGCTATTATCTTAGATAACCCTCTTCAATGTCCACTAACTTACTCGCCATGTTAACaatattgtcatccaaatcattaatacatttgACAAactacagtggacccagcaccaatcCGCATGGCAaatcactggtcacaggcctccaatctgaaaaacaaccctccactagCAATCTTTGACATCTTCCACCAAATGAATCTTATATCCAATTGACTAGATCACCCTGGATccccatgtgatctaatcttcAAGCCAAGCTTGACCTGCAGGACTTGTCAAAAGCCTTGTTAAAGTCTATGTGGAGAATGTCTAAATCCTCTAATACCTCTAAATCCTCATTGTCCTCACCTAAAACCCTCAccttttaaaaaaactcaatcaaatttggaAGACACGATTTCCCACAagtaaagccatgctgactatctcaaATTAATCCTTATCTTTCCAAATGCTGGGAGATCCTGTCCATCATCACccatctccagtaactttcccaccactgattagGCTCGCCATCCTGTAATTCCCTGGGTTGCCCTTTAAGCACCTTTTAAACGTAAGCAAAtcttagccaccctccaatcttcgGGTATCTCACCCGTAGTTAAAGACAATGCAAATATTGTTACCAGGGCTAACATAATTAAGTAATTACTTAATAATTAAGTTAGTTTTTATTACATAATAGTGGAGGATGTTTGAAGATGTGCCAGGTTTTAAGCAGGTCCAGGGAaataggagaggaggggggggggaagcaaagTCTATATTAGGGTGAGAAAAAAGAGTTTAAATAACAAAAGGTACATTGATGCAAGGCTCAGGGGGAATGTTTTACTGGTTTCATTCTTTCTATTGTGTACATGGTTTGATTCTGATTTATACACAATGTCAGATTCATTAAACTGCTATTTTTGCAAAACATATATATTTCAATGACAAAGCataatttttttgcacaattgtCTAATTTATCTTTTCTCAAATTTCCCGACCAACTTTAAATTTTGTGTTTCGAAAGACAAAGTTGGAAATAGTAAATACAAAGTGATATTTTTCCAATAAATAATCACACCCCATTGCCATAGCTATTATTAATTTGTAAAACAAAGCCTTCAAAATATATGGCCTTTTCAGCTGTTTATCTATTCAGGAAGTACCAGACTTTTTTTTCGCAATAATAAAACGAAGCTTTTCCCCTCGTTTCCTTTCATTTTGTACATTAAATTACTCGTTGTATATTCTGCTGAAGGAGAGCGTTCGAAGGGCTGGGCAATTGTAGATGTTGTCCTGACAACAACCAGTAGTACTTTGGATTTTAAAGTGACATCGAGACGGTTATTTTGTTAAAAATGTTCTGGAAATTGTTATCTTATCCTTCACAAGAAGGCGATGTAAATAAATGTCTTTGGAGCGCCTGTGGTGGACGTTGCAACCAAAGTAATGGGTGAATCTGTCTGGCCGACAGGTTTCAATTTCTGCATTGATGTGTATTTGGTCTTATACATAGTTTAGTATCAGTGTGCTGGATTTTGGGTTGGTGTAAAATATCGCTAGGTAACGATACCATTTTCTCTATCATGTTCTTTCTATCAATTATCCATTCACTTCGAATGTACTACTCGCCACTGTGATCATTCGTTAGCTACCCGACACAGGAGAAATGGCTTCTCCAAACCAAGCCTTTGCATCAGTTTTCCACTGATGCCATTACCCATTTCCAGGAACACTGCAATGCTATTTGCTGCAGATTATTTCCGGAAGGCGGTCCCAGTTGTGTCAGATATTTATGCTAATCACGCGGTGCTCTGCGCTTTTTAATCCACGCCCAGGCAGTGCAGATAGAGAATAGTATCTGAATCTTTCGTGGAGCAGGACAAAGATAAGGGTGAGTACTACTCTTAGAGTCTATTTTAATCACGTTTCTGCTATTGACATTGTGATATTAAAGCATCACACATTTCTTGAGTTCGCCTGCATTTGGATTTAAGATCCGTTGATGATCTCAATTATGTCACTTTATGACCTTAATTAACACGGTTGGTTAATTAATAAATGAAGCAAAATGTTAGTTTATTTAGATAAAAGTGTGCATCAATCTCCTTCACAGCGAAATCTACAAAGGTTTGTAATTTTAAAGGATTAGATATTTCCGAAAATTGCGATCCTCCCAAAGAATCTGTTTATTTTCAAATGCGGCGTCTCCAATAACGCAGAATTTGCTATTAAATAGGATGTGCAAATCAATTGACTATTTTTATTTGTAAATTATACCAAAATTCAGAATTAATGCCCTTTCGTAGGGCGGCTCCCTTTGACAACAATGCTAAACAGTGGAATATAGGATTAGTGAGATCTGAGTACTATCTGTGAAAGGAAAATATCTGCAGACCCAGATACTGGGATTGTTGGAAGACTATAATGTGACTATATACGTTTTCACGTAATGCATTTGTAATTTTCTCAATACTTGTATGGTTTTATAGGATATTCGATTTTATTTATGAAACTTCTGGTTGAGCACATTCCAaccaaaaaataaaatatttgaacTATTATTCCAGAATCTAAATGTATTTTAGCTACTCCATGCTTTCCGCTGGGTTCTTTGTATTCGCAGTAAGAGACTTAAATGCCGCATTGCACTGGACAATACTTTGATTGTGATTTTATTTTGCAGTAGACGCCATGTCAGACAAACCAAATCTTTGTGAAATCATACAGTTTGATAAGAAAAAACTGAAGAAGATAGAAACCAAAGAAAAAAACCCTTTACCAACAAAAGAGAGTAAGTGTAGCAAAGCCCGAGACAACCCTCACACTGCTGACCACACCTGTACGATACAATTTAAAGCATCGTTAGAAATTGTTCTCAGATTGGCATGAAATcatattggcttggcataattcttCAGTGCTCTGCAGAGTACTCTGCCTGGAATATTTATGAGTAGTATAACATGATTAAATATAATGTATCTTGATTTGGAGAAAGCTTTGGTACTTGAAATTGGATTACATGGGTTTTTTAAAAGGTTGGTTTATTTTTATGTTTCAGCAATTGAAGAGGAAAAGAGACAAGAATCAGCATCATGAAtgtgaaatgggggagatgcaacttttaatgttttttttttaagttgaatGATTTTAGTTTCAAAATCCTGACAGCTATTTGAGTCAAGGGTGGGACTGTTGGAGTATCCACTACAATCTCAAGACAGGGACTACTTCCTGTAATGCACCGggaccaaattattaatataacgGTGATTGGATCGTATGGTCTTAGGAAATAATGTATCTGTGCACTAAATATGTGAAGTcagtttaattttattttgtgtATTCAAATTCATCTGTTTATTGACTCTTCTATGCTTAACATGTTACAAAGCAAATAAAGACCAATGAAATAAGTACATGTGTGCAATAGTTTAGACTTTGTTTCTTGTACTTCCTCGTGTTCTCGTCTTCCCAACCCCCCAACCCTCACCAAATCCACCATCAACAAAGTATTGCTTTCAGAATGTTGGCAAAATCCATTTGTTTTCAGTAAAAAAATTCTGATTGTTATGCTGCATCTGTAAAATGTTCACTCATCCTTGAAATAGTAATGGAATGAACATTGTAGATGTATACCTGCAAACATTTTCAGGACATTGCATTAAAATTGTCTGTTGATGATATGGAAACAGTCAAATTACTAACAAAATGGTTATTAAATCCTATTTGCAATTAAGTTTCATTTTTCCACAAATCtataataaaaaataatgcaTAGATAATCATCAGCATTTGTAACAATTCTCAGAATTCAAAAGCCTTTCCAAGATCCTGgagaatttattattattattattattattattattattattattattattatttgtcagTTTATACCCATAATTAAGAATTATAAATATCAATTTTTTGTTATTTATACAAGATTTTAATTTACTTTTCCAGAAAATTTTGAAAAATGAATGCTCTCTATTGAAATACTTTTTCCAATTAACCATTTTGTAAATTTGAAAGATTACAATAAATAGAAG
This region of Amblyraja radiata isolate CabotCenter1 chromosome 11, sAmbRad1.1.pri, whole genome shotgun sequence genomic DNA includes:
- the LOC116978319 gene encoding thymosin beta-11-like, with translation MSDKPNLCEIIQFDKKKLKKIETKEKNPLPTKETIEEEKRQESAS